The Methanobrevibacter sp. TLL-48-HuF1 genomic sequence TTTAGTAGCTATTGTCGGGATTATATTTAAAGGTGTTTCTGTTTTTAAACTTCATAAAGGAGAAACCATTAATGAAAAAGTTATTCTATTTCATCTTTTAGGAGATGTATTCGGATGGGTAGCTATTTTAATTATTAGTGTAATATTAATGTTTTGGAATGTATCATTTTTAGATCCGTTACTTTCATTAATAATTAGCTTATGGTTATTATATAATATGGGTAAAGCATTACATGAGTCTGTCTGTGTTTTACTTCAAAAATCACCTAAAAATATTGATGTTAGTGAAGTCAAATCCCAAATAGAAAGTTTAAATCATGTTGATAATATTTCAGATATGCACTTATGGTCTTTAGACGGTATTGATTCTATTTTAACATTAAAAATAATCATTGATGATGTTAATAATGGTGATGAAGTTAAAAACGAGATTCAGACTATTGCTTCTAAATATCATATAATAGACACGACAGTTGAATTTATGTAAACAATTATAAGTTATGAAAAATATATAAAGTGTTATATTTTTATAAATTAGTTATGGAGAATCTTTTCATGGAAAAAGGAACAGATGTTTTAAAAGAAGGCTTCGCTAAAATGACAAAAGGCGGAGTTATTATGGATGTTGTAAATGCAGAACAAGCAGGAATTGCTGAAGATGCTGGTGCAGTAGCTGTTATGGCTTTAGAAAAAGTACCTGCTGATATTCGTGCTGCTGGAGGAGTAGCTAGGATGGCTGATCCTACTATTGTTGAAGAAGTTGTAGATGCAGTTTCAATTCCTGTTATGGCTAAAGCTAGAATTGGTCATATTGCAGAAGCACAAATTTTAGAAACATTAGGTGTAGA encodes the following:
- a CDS encoding cation diffusion facilitator family transporter, which codes for MKIEHNHEHHEKATGNLLFVFILNIIFNVVVIFGGLITNSVAILADCLHDLSDTISVGLAWVLEHISQKNPNESYTYGYQRFSILGAVITSIFVIIVSVVVVYESVSRLLNPVAPEAGWMLLVAIVGIIFKGVSVFKLHKGETINEKVILFHLLGDVFGWVAILIISVILMFWNVSFLDPLLSLIISLWLLYNMGKALHESVCVLLQKSPKNIDVSEVKSQIESLNHVDNISDMHLWSLDGIDSILTLKIIIDDVNNGDEVKNEIQTIASKYHIIDTTVEFM